Proteins encoded within one genomic window of Actinoplanes octamycinicus:
- a CDS encoding dihydrofolate reductase family protein has product MGTVIMHSVMSVDGFIADEKDDVGPLHDWYYNGDTPIVEGARFRVSRASAAYVRPMWASIGVIVVGRHLFDLTNGWEGRPPTGDHVVVVSHRPKPEGWHPEASYHFAGDVRSAIATARELAGERVVAVNAGDVGGQVLSAGLVDEVAVDVVPVVFGSGKRFFGAVDGQHLLEDPHVVIQGDRVLHLGYRVRR; this is encoded by the coding sequence GTGGGCACAGTGATCATGCACAGCGTGATGTCGGTGGACGGGTTCATCGCCGACGAGAAGGACGACGTCGGCCCGCTGCACGACTGGTACTACAACGGGGACACCCCCATCGTCGAGGGCGCCCGCTTCCGGGTCTCCCGCGCCTCGGCGGCCTATGTCCGGCCGATGTGGGCGTCGATCGGTGTGATCGTCGTCGGGCGGCACCTCTTCGACCTGACGAACGGCTGGGAGGGCAGGCCACCCACCGGCGACCACGTGGTCGTGGTGTCGCACCGGCCCAAGCCCGAGGGCTGGCATCCGGAGGCGTCGTACCACTTCGCCGGTGACGTGCGGTCGGCGATCGCCACGGCGCGGGAGCTGGCCGGCGAGCGGGTCGTCGCGGTGAACGCGGGCGACGTGGGCGGCCAGGTGCTGTCGGCCGGGCTGGTCGACGAGGTGGCGGTCGACGTGGTGCCGGTGGTCTTCGGGTCCGGCAAGCGGTTCTTCGGGGCGGTCGACGGGCAGCACCTGCTGGAGGATCCGCACGTGGTGATCCAGGGCGACCGGGTGCTGCACCTGGGTTATCGGGTGCGGCGGTGA